In a genomic window of Lycium ferocissimum isolate CSIRO_LF1 chromosome 9, AGI_CSIRO_Lferr_CH_V1, whole genome shotgun sequence:
- the LOC132030929 gene encoding mitochondrial carrier protein CoAc2, whose amino-acid sequence MAKEKDEFWDGVIEGMPLFAKELIAGGVAGGFAKSAVAPFERIKILFQTRQTEFRSLGLLGSFTKIAKTEGPLGFFRGNGASVARIVPYAALHYMAYEEYRRWIIDGIPGVGKGPTLDLVAGSFAGGTAVLFTYPLDLVRTKLAYQVVGSQKLNIQGLVAGEQVYKGIKDCFSKTYKEAGIKGLYRGVAPSLYGIFPYAGLKFYFYEKMKSHVPQERKKDITVKLACGSVAGLLGQTFTYPLDVVRRQMQVQRLSASNSHEMKGTVDTLVMIVRTHGWKQLFSGLSLNYLKVVPSVAIGFTVYDLMKAYLRVPSRDDAVVEVVASSRNSQPSSLHS is encoded by the exons atggcaaaagaaaaagatgaattttggGATGGTGTTATAGAAGGTATGCCTTTATTTGCTAAAGAACTTATAGCTGGTGGTGTTGCTGGTGGCTTTGCTAAATCTGCTGTTGCCCCTTTTGAACGTATCAAGATCTTGTTTCAG ACCAGACAAACTGAATTTCGGAGTTTGGGGCTGTTAGGATCCTTTACAAAGATTGCCAAGACAGAAGGACCTCTTGGGTTTTTCAG GGGAAATGGAGCTAGTGTTGCTCGCATTGTCCCTTATGCAGCACTGCACTACATGGCCTATGAAGAGTACCGCCGTTGGATTATAGATGGAATTCCCGGAGTTGGGAAGGGTCCCACTCTCGATCTCGTAGCAGGATCATTTGCTGGTGGGACAGCTGTGctttttacttatccacttgATTTAGTTCGAACTAAATTGGCTTACCAG GTAGTTGGATCCCAAAAGTTGAATATACAAGGGCTTGTTGCTGGTGAACAAGTTTACAAAGGAATAAAGGATTGTTTTTCAAAGACATACAAGGAGGCTGGAATAAAAGGCCTATACCGTGGAGTTG CTCCATCACTCTATGGAATCTTTCCATATGCCGGGCTGAAATTTTACTTCTATGAGAAAATGAAGAGCCATGTCCCCCAGGAGCGCAAGAAGGACATCACCGTAAAACTAGCATGTGGATCTGTTGCAGGGCTTCTAGGTCAAACTTTTACTTATCCTCTAGATGTTGTCAGGCGGCAAATGCAG GTCCAGCGACTCTCAGCATCTAACAGCCACGAAATGAAAGGAACAGTTGATACTCTTGTTATGATTGTCCGGACACATGGATGGAAACAACTATTTTCCGGGCTTAGCCTCAACTATCTGAAG GTGGTACCATCCGTTGCAATCGGGTTTACTGTTTACGATTTGATGAAAGCATATCTGAGAGTACCATCACGAGATGATGCTGTTGTAGAAGTTGTCGCTAGTAGCAGAAATAGTCAACCATCCTCCCTGCACTCTTAA